A window of Eubacteriaceae bacterium ES3 contains these coding sequences:
- the gatC gene encoding Asp-tRNA(Asn)/Glu-tRNA(Gln) amidotransferase subunit GatC: MSLTREDVTYVADLARLEFSDAEVLSLAEELGAVLDYAETLNKLDTSAVKPTEHVLPVQNVFREDEIKPGLSNEEALSNAPDSEAGCFKVPPVLE; the protein is encoded by the coding sequence ATGAGCTTAACACGAGAAGATGTAACCTATGTAGCAGATCTTGCAAGACTTGAGTTTTCAGATGCTGAGGTTTTGTCCCTGGCTGAAGAACTTGGAGCAGTGCTAGATTATGCTGAAACCCTAAATAAACTTGATACTTCAGCGGTTAAACCGACTGAGCATGTACTGCCAGTACAAAATGTTTTTCGGGAAGATGAAATTAAACCTGGTTTGAGTAATGAGGAGGCGTTGTCTAATGCCCCTGATTCAGAAGCGGGATGCTTTAAAGTGCCGCCGGTACTGGAATAG
- the ligA gene encoding NAD-dependent DNA ligase LigA, giving the protein MIKERIESLKSEIKAHNQAYYNADAPTVSDYAYDQLMLELIKLETENPEFKTPDSPSQRVGGEVSEKFEKVHFESPKLSLGNAFDEGDLREFDRRIRQTVSEVSYVVEYKFDGLTVVLNYENGNFVRGATRGDGETGENITANLKTVKTIPLRLSQPLTLEVRGEVFMRKADFKSLNDQREEDQEPLFANPRNAAAGSLRQLDSRLTAKRPLDIFVFNLENSSLNCQTHSESLEKLKELGFATSKITLAHSIEEVIARIKRIQETRNELPYEIDGVVIKVNALELREKLGRTSKSPRWAIAYKFPPDQALTTVEDITVQVGRTGALTPVAELKPVFLAGSTISRATLHNEDYILEKDIRIGDQVMIQKAGDVIPEVDHVLAEKRTGAETAFEMPGNCPVCQAPVHRIAGEAVTRCMNMACPAQVFAKLVHFVSRDAMNIEGLGKGLLKLLVNENLVKTPVDLYDLKAHQDKMINLEKMGQKSVANLLAAIEESKERSLSRLIFGLGIPLVGARGAKVLAENFETMDKLIRASSEDLTAIYDIGEKMAQEIVDFFAMPSNLAIIDDLKTAGLNMSEEKSAFDENSFLVGKTFVLTGTLEGLDRREAKRMIEEKGGKVSSSISKKTDFLVAGEKAGSKLTRAQELGVEILDQEEFLSLVSK; this is encoded by the coding sequence ATGATAAAAGAACGTATTGAGAGCCTGAAGTCTGAAATTAAGGCCCATAACCAGGCCTATTACAATGCTGATGCCCCAACCGTTTCCGATTATGCTTATGATCAGCTGATGCTTGAACTGATTAAGCTGGAGACGGAAAATCCGGAGTTTAAAACTCCCGATTCTCCAAGTCAGAGGGTTGGTGGTGAGGTTTCAGAAAAGTTTGAAAAAGTCCATTTTGAAAGCCCGAAGTTAAGTCTTGGGAATGCTTTTGACGAAGGCGATCTGCGGGAATTCGACCGGCGGATCAGGCAAACAGTTAGTGAAGTTTCATACGTTGTTGAATACAAGTTTGATGGATTAACTGTCGTGCTTAATTATGAGAACGGTAATTTTGTGCGTGGTGCCACTCGGGGTGACGGTGAAACCGGGGAAAATATCACAGCTAACTTAAAAACAGTCAAGACCATTCCGCTAAGACTTAGTCAACCGTTGACCCTTGAGGTTCGGGGAGAGGTTTTTATGCGTAAGGCTGATTTTAAAAGTTTGAATGATCAGCGCGAAGAAGACCAGGAGCCGCTTTTTGCCAATCCGCGAAACGCGGCAGCTGGCTCATTAAGACAACTCGATTCTAGACTGACAGCGAAAAGACCCCTTGATATTTTTGTTTTTAACCTGGAAAACTCCAGTTTGAATTGTCAGACGCACTCTGAAAGTTTGGAAAAGCTAAAGGAACTCGGCTTTGCGACCAGTAAGATTACGCTAGCCCATAGTATTGAAGAAGTGATTGCCAGAATAAAGAGAATTCAGGAAACCAGAAATGAACTGCCTTATGAAATTGATGGAGTGGTTATAAAAGTCAACGCTCTTGAATTGAGAGAAAAACTGGGCAGAACTTCTAAAAGCCCAAGGTGGGCTATTGCCTATAAATTCCCGCCGGATCAAGCCTTAACGACGGTTGAAGACATCACTGTCCAGGTCGGTCGAACAGGGGCATTGACTCCGGTGGCTGAACTTAAGCCTGTCTTTCTGGCCGGTTCGACAATCAGTCGGGCAACGCTTCACAATGAAGATTATATCTTGGAAAAGGATATTCGTATTGGGGACCAGGTAATGATTCAGAAAGCTGGGGATGTGATTCCCGAGGTGGATCACGTGCTGGCAGAAAAGCGGACGGGTGCTGAAACTGCTTTTGAAATGCCGGGAAATTGTCCAGTCTGTCAGGCGCCAGTTCATCGGATTGCTGGTGAAGCAGTAACCAGATGCATGAATATGGCTTGTCCAGCTCAGGTTTTTGCCAAACTGGTACATTTTGTATCCCGGGATGCCATGAATATTGAGGGTCTGGGAAAAGGCCTTTTAAAATTGCTGGTTAATGAAAACCTGGTAAAAACTCCGGTAGATCTCTACGATCTTAAAGCGCATCAGGACAAAATGATTAACCTGGAGAAAATGGGTCAGAAGTCGGTTGCCAATTTACTGGCAGCTATCGAAGAATCTAAAGAACGGTCCTTATCTCGTCTGATTTTTGGTCTGGGTATCCCCTTGGTAGGAGCCAGAGGAGCAAAAGTGCTGGCAGAAAACTTTGAGACAATGGACAAACTGATTAGGGCGTCTTCTGAAGACTTAACTGCTATTTACGACATTGGCGAGAAAATGGCCCAGGAAATCGTTGATTTTTTTGCCATGCCTTCCAACCTTGCAATCATTGATGATTTAAAGACGGCTGGACTTAATATGTCGGAGGAAAAATCGGCTTTTGATGAAAATAGTTTTTTAGTCGGTAAAACCTTTGTTTTAACCGGAACCCTTGAGGGGCTGGACCGTCGGGAAGCCAAACGGATGATCGAAGAAAAAGGCGGAAAGGTCAGTTCGTCGATCAGTAAGAAAACCGATTTTCTGGTAGCGGGAGAAAAAGCCGGGTCTAAGCTGACCAGGGCCCAGGAGCTGGGAGTTGAAATTTTAGACCAGGAAGAATTTTTAAGCCTTGTCAGCAAGTAA
- a CDS encoding iron-containing alcohol dehydrogenase, whose product MKELKFYGDRIITGPGSISSLSELDEERIVIVTGTSAMFENGVIDRLEAILAGKQIKILKGITKNPDVEAVIQATREMKDFRPEAVLAVGGGSVIDAAKVMTLLSEYESLNLMDIRVGKAPKKRKKIRLIAIPSTSGTASEVTRAAVITFPEENIKIGLKTESFIPDLAILDGELTLSMPKAVMVESGMDALTHALEAYINKNADDFSKAIAKGAFEGLIKNIRNSFYHGDIESRQHVHNFQCLAGFAFQNAGLGMDHGIAHSFGGRFGSSHGLLNAIALPYVMTYNKRDEQVNKDLEALSKLIEKDVIEEIKDLNHEFGVPDSFKNAGIDEELFFEDYEMILENALKGSTVRNPVKMNSEEMDKVLKSIFYGEIKF is encoded by the coding sequence TTGAAAGAATTGAAATTTTACGGTGATCGAATCATTACCGGACCAGGAAGCATCAGTTCGCTTTCTGAACTGGATGAAGAACGCATTGTTATTGTAACTGGCACCAGTGCAATGTTTGAAAACGGGGTGATCGATCGCCTTGAAGCAATATTAGCCGGAAAGCAGATAAAAATATTAAAAGGCATTACCAAAAATCCGGATGTGGAAGCAGTAATACAGGCGACCCGGGAAATGAAGGATTTTCGACCAGAGGCAGTTTTGGCTGTCGGTGGGGGATCGGTGATTGATGCAGCTAAAGTGATGACTTTGTTGAGCGAATACGAGTCCTTAAACCTGATGGATATCAGAGTCGGAAAGGCCCCTAAAAAAAGAAAAAAAATCCGTCTGATTGCGATTCCGTCAACGTCAGGAACCGCTTCAGAGGTAACCCGGGCGGCGGTGATTACCTTTCCCGAAGAAAATATAAAAATTGGATTAAAAACTGAAAGCTTTATCCCGGATCTGGCCATTCTAGATGGAGAATTAACCTTGTCCATGCCCAAAGCAGTGATGGTTGAGTCAGGCATGGATGCCCTGACCCATGCCCTGGAAGCTTATATTAACAAAAATGCCGATGATTTTTCCAAGGCGATTGCCAAAGGAGCTTTTGAGGGCTTGATAAAAAATATTCGGAATTCCTTTTATCACGGGGATATTGAGAGTCGACAGCATGTTCACAATTTTCAGTGTCTGGCCGGATTTGCATTTCAGAATGCCGGACTTGGCATGGATCACGGAATTGCGCATTCTTTTGGCGGGCGTTTTGGCAGCAGTCATGGTCTTTTAAATGCTATTGCTTTGCCCTATGTGATGACTTACAACAAGAGAGATGAACAGGTTAACAAAGACTTGGAAGCTTTGTCAAAACTGATTGAAAAAGACGTGATTGAAGAAATAAAAGATCTTAACCATGAATTTGGTGTACCGGATTCTTTCAAAAATGCCGGAATCGATGAAGAGTTGTTTTTTGAGGATTATGAAATGATTCTTGAAAATGCGTTGAAGGGTTCAACTGTCAGAAACCCGGTTAAAATGAATTCGGAAGAAATGGACAAGGTTTTAAAAAGTATATTTTATGGAGAAATTAAATTTTAG
- the gatA gene encoding Asp-tRNA(Asn)/Glu-tRNA(Gln) amidotransferase subunit GatA yields MGLYKKTLHEISDLLNKKEVTVTEVTQSVIDRIDGVEKDAKAYLKLETEQALESAKKLDDGLKGRERKTVLEGVPYGLKDNMCTKGILTTCASKMLYNFVPPYDAHVYQQLMEEGGILLGKTNMDEFAMGSSTENSAYQVTKNPWDLSKVPGGSSGGSAVAVAADMAYFSLGSDTGGSIRQPASFCGVVGLKPTYGLVSRFGLVAFASSLDQIGPFTKDVEDCALVLNTIAGHDKKDSTSLNVEKKDYTNGLKDGVKGMKIGVAKAFFGEGLQSEVRTKLEEAIKLYEEMGAEIIDVSFEYLDYALSAYYMISSAEASSNLARYDGIRYGFRAEEFDGLVDLYRKTRSQGFGSEVKRRIMLGTYALSSGYYDAYYKKAMQVRTLIKTDFDEVFKNCDVLLTPTSPTTAFGIGEKTSNPLEMYLSDIYTVPVNIAGIPGISIPCGLDQQGLPIGMQLLGTVLSEEKLLRAAWAFENESGYKNMKAPLGEEA; encoded by the coding sequence ATGGGCTTATACAAAAAAACACTTCACGAAATCAGCGATCTTTTAAACAAAAAAGAAGTGACTGTTACAGAAGTCACGCAATCAGTTATTGATCGGATTGATGGTGTTGAAAAAGATGCTAAAGCTTACCTGAAACTTGAGACCGAACAGGCATTGGAGAGTGCAAAAAAACTGGACGATGGACTTAAAGGTCGAGAACGAAAAACGGTTCTTGAGGGTGTTCCCTACGGTTTGAAAGATAATATGTGTACCAAAGGGATTCTGACCACCTGTGCGTCTAAAATGCTTTATAATTTCGTACCACCCTATGATGCTCATGTTTATCAGCAGTTGATGGAAGAAGGCGGAATTCTTCTGGGGAAAACCAATATGGATGAATTTGCGATGGGATCTTCCACCGAAAATTCGGCTTATCAGGTCACCAAAAACCCCTGGGATTTAAGCAAGGTGCCAGGTGGCTCCAGTGGTGGTTCGGCAGTGGCTGTCGCCGCCGATATGGCTTATTTTTCACTGGGGTCTGATACAGGCGGATCAATTCGTCAACCTGCTTCATTTTGCGGAGTGGTTGGTTTGAAACCCACCTATGGTCTGGTTTCCCGATTTGGATTGGTCGCCTTTGCATCTTCTCTGGATCAGATTGGTCCTTTCACTAAAGATGTAGAAGATTGTGCGCTGGTGCTTAATACCATTGCCGGACATGATAAAAAGGATTCTACATCATTAAATGTTGAGAAAAAAGATTATACCAATGGATTAAAAGATGGTGTTAAAGGCATGAAAATCGGTGTGGCCAAAGCCTTTTTTGGTGAAGGTTTGCAGTCTGAAGTTAGGACAAAACTGGAAGAAGCGATTAAACTGTATGAAGAAATGGGTGCGGAGATCATTGATGTTTCCTTTGAATATCTGGATTATGCTCTTTCTGCCTACTATATGATTTCTTCAGCTGAAGCCAGCTCTAACCTTGCACGATACGACGGAATCCGCTATGGTTTCCGGGCTGAAGAATTTGATGGTCTGGTTGATCTTTATCGAAAGACCAGAAGTCAGGGTTTTGGCAGCGAAGTCAAGCGTCGAATCATGCTGGGAACTTATGCTCTTAGTTCCGGTTATTACGATGCCTATTATAAAAAAGCTATGCAGGTAAGAACACTGATCAAAACTGATTTTGATGAAGTATTTAAAAATTGTGATGTACTGCTGACACCGACCTCACCAACAACGGCTTTTGGTATCGGTGAAAAAACCAGCAATCCACTTGAAATGTACCTCAGTGATATTTACACTGTACCAGTAAATATTGCTGGAATCCCTGGGATTTCAATCCCCTGCGGACTGGATCAGCAGGGACTTCCAATCGGGATGCAACTTCTTGGAACGGTATTAAGTGAAGAAAAGCTGCTGCGAGCTGCCTGGGCTTTTGAAAATGAATCAGGCTACAAGAATATGAAAGCACCACTTGGAGAGGAGGCGTAA
- a CDS encoding metallophosphoesterase: MRIGIVSDSHGNLHDLEQALLAMGHVDILFHLGDYVEDGEYLKTLTDTPVYLAKGNMDRYAKAGKDEILLVIEGVAILACHGHTYGVKSDLYRLAMRGRERNARIVLFGHTHHPYSSDDGEIMLFNPGSVGAPRLSGEKTYGIISINGDQIDGEIISLKK, from the coding sequence ATGAGAATTGGAATAGTCAGTGACAGTCACGGAAATCTTCATGATCTTGAACAGGCACTTTTAGCAATGGGTCATGTGGATATACTATTTCATCTGGGGGATTATGTAGAGGATGGTGAGTATTTAAAAACTCTGACAGATACTCCTGTTTATTTAGCAAAAGGAAATATGGATCGATACGCAAAGGCCGGCAAAGATGAAATCTTGCTGGTTATAGAAGGAGTGGCGATTCTTGCCTGTCACGGCCATACTTATGGTGTCAAGAGCGACTTATACCGCCTGGCAATGCGTGGACGAGAAAGAAATGCCCGAATCGTGCTTTTTGGCCATACCCATCATCCATATAGTTCAGATGACGGAGAAATAATGCTTTTTAACCCCGGAAGTGTCGGAGCACCAAGGCTTAGTGGCGAAAAAACCTATGGTATTATTAGCATAAACGGGGATCAAATAGATGGAGAAATAATTAGTCTAAAAAAATAA
- the rdgB gene encoding RdgB/HAM1 family non-canonical purine NTP pyrophosphatase, whose product MKTIVLATGNQNKAREIGQILGSDFEVLTMTELGIEDDIVEDGDTFEENALIKVRTVNARIKKRDAIIMGDDSGLSVDALDGAPGIYSARYAGEHVSYSDNNEKLLKEMAEVSDENRGASFITVIALLFPDGREETCEGVVRGHIARNLSGQGGFGYDPLFIHEETGRCYAEMAEDEKNAVSHRGVALKKAKIMLESQE is encoded by the coding sequence ATGAAAACAATCGTACTGGCCACAGGAAATCAGAATAAAGCCAGAGAAATAGGGCAGATTCTGGGATCTGATTTTGAAGTTCTGACCATGACAGAGCTAGGAATAGAAGATGATATCGTGGAAGATGGTGACACCTTTGAAGAGAACGCTCTGATCAAGGTACGAACCGTCAATGCTCGAATTAAAAAGCGGGATGCCATTATTATGGGGGATGATTCGGGTTTATCAGTAGATGCTCTTGATGGTGCGCCAGGGATTTATTCGGCCCGTTATGCAGGCGAGCATGTAAGTTATTCAGATAATAATGAAAAACTGTTAAAAGAGATGGCTGAGGTCTCAGATGAAAATCGGGGAGCTTCATTTATTACAGTAATTGCACTGCTTTTCCCGGACGGACGTGAAGAGACATGTGAAGGTGTTGTTCGCGGACATATTGCCAGAAATCTTTCGGGCCAAGGCGGTTTTGGGTATGATCCCTTGTTTATTCATGAAGAAACCGGTCGCTGTTATGCTGAAATGGCAGAAGACGAGAAAAATGCGGTCAGCCATCGTGGCGTAGCGCTAAAAAAAGCTAAAATTATGCTTGAAAGTCAGGAATAA
- the rph gene encoding ribonuclease PH, whose product MKRIDGRKSDEMRSIRVTRNFIRHAQGSVLIETGNTKVICTAMVEEKVPPFLKGQKKGWITAEYDMLPASTNTRKSRDRNRGKIDGRTMEIQRLIGRSLRSTVNLEKLGERTIWIDCDVIQADGGTRTAAITGSFMALYDAMIKLKEQGIIEEIPITQFVAATSVGVYQDEVIVDLCYEEDSSADVDMNLVMTENGEMIEIQGTGEERPFKKDELQSLLEIGEKNILKIIEFQKKTLIK is encoded by the coding sequence ATGAAACGAATCGATGGAAGAAAATCAGACGAAATGCGGTCGATCAGAGTGACCAGAAATTTTATCAGGCACGCACAGGGATCAGTCCTCATTGAAACCGGTAATACCAAGGTGATTTGTACAGCAATGGTAGAAGAAAAGGTGCCGCCATTTCTAAAAGGTCAGAAAAAAGGCTGGATTACGGCGGAATATGATATGTTGCCGGCGTCGACTAACACCCGTAAGAGCAGAGATCGTAATCGTGGGAAAATTGATGGCAGAACGATGGAAATTCAGCGGTTGATTGGGCGCAGTCTCAGATCAACAGTCAATCTTGAAAAACTCGGTGAGCGAACGATCTGGATCGATTGTGATGTCATTCAGGCTGATGGGGGAACGCGCACAGCGGCGATCACCGGGAGTTTTATGGCCCTCTATGATGCGATGATTAAACTGAAAGAACAGGGTATTATCGAAGAAATTCCAATTACACAGTTTGTAGCGGCTACAAGTGTTGGTGTCTATCAGGATGAAGTCATAGTAGATTTATGTTACGAAGAGGATTCTTCAGCAGATGTGGACATGAATCTGGTTATGACTGAGAATGGTGAAATGATAGAGATCCAGGGAACTGGTGAAGAACGGCCATTTAAGAAAGATGAACTGCAGAGCCTTTTAGAAATCGGCGAAAAAAACATTTTAAAAATAATTGAGTTTCAAAAGAAAACTTTGATAAAATAA
- a CDS encoding 3'-5' exonuclease has product MNLLDGLNDRQREAAETIQGPLLILAGAGSGKTRTIIHRIAHIIESGAAYSSQILAITFTNKAAGEMRERIAAMNINESNRIWMSTFHAMCARIMRVHAQWLGYDERFVIYDTDDQKKLYKAIAKELKLSDKYYSYAYVSNEVSEAKNNGISPAMYQKENQDDFRKEKVGLYYERYQKALKSNNAMDFDDLIYNTLVLFQGFPEILEQYQNKFKYILVDEYQDTNRSQYELVNLLAQKNKNLCVCGDDDQSIYGWRGADIRNILDFEKDYPDAKVVKLEENYRSTQVILDCANKVIRNNTGRKDKALWTRNTDEEKVAVASFNQGYDEARFVVEEIQTKLNDGFTYGDFAVLYRTNAQSRLFEEALMRAGLPYQLVGGTGFYSRMEIKDIITYLNVLNNPKDNMGFLRIVNVPKRGIGNATLEKITQYAEFKGYSLMEAFFHAEEIPNLAAGVKNKVCEFGKIMTQFRDMMETESVSDLVSAIIEESGYLEMLELGKMDKGENRIENLRELVSAAVDFENNSDDVSITAYLETIALSSETDKYDGDEGKVLLMTLHNAKGLEFPIVFLPGLEEGIFPHARSQDSPEAIEEERRICYVGITRARQKLYISSAAERTLYGRRQYQAPSRFLNEIPVEVCEYMDNKYQRKMDIEIPETKKKTSFTERVSRSKEVIRKKPMGNLNDTQNEDLKLSDRVKHKKFGIGTVVEIRSGMISVAFPGVGIKRMDPAYVERAK; this is encoded by the coding sequence ATGAATTTATTGGATGGTTTAAATGATCGACAAAGAGAGGCAGCAGAAACAATTCAGGGTCCTTTGTTAATTTTGGCAGGTGCAGGTTCAGGAAAAACCCGAACGATTATTCATCGAATAGCACATATCATTGAATCGGGGGCGGCCTATTCGTCGCAAATCCTGGCAATCACTTTTACAAACAAAGCAGCTGGCGAAATGCGTGAGCGAATCGCGGCGATGAATATAAATGAAAGTAATCGAATCTGGATGTCAACATTTCATGCCATGTGTGCCCGAATTATGCGTGTTCATGCGCAATGGCTTGGCTATGACGAGCGATTTGTGATCTACGATACGGATGATCAGAAAAAATTATATAAGGCGATTGCCAAGGAACTTAAGCTTAGTGATAAGTATTATTCCTATGCATATGTCAGTAATGAGGTTTCAGAAGCTAAAAATAATGGCATCAGTCCGGCTATGTATCAGAAGGAAAATCAGGACGATTTCAGAAAAGAAAAAGTCGGACTTTATTATGAACGTTATCAGAAAGCCCTAAAATCCAATAATGCCATGGATTTTGACGATTTGATTTACAATACATTAGTTTTGTTTCAGGGTTTTCCCGAAATTCTGGAACAATACCAGAATAAGTTTAAATATATACTGGTTGACGAGTATCAGGATACTAACCGCAGTCAGTATGAACTGGTTAACTTGTTGGCACAAAAAAATAAAAATTTGTGCGTCTGTGGTGATGATGATCAGAGTATCTATGGATGGCGGGGGGCCGATATCAGAAATATCCTGGATTTTGAAAAGGACTATCCTGATGCCAAAGTCGTTAAGCTGGAAGAAAACTATCGTTCAACCCAGGTGATTCTGGATTGCGCCAATAAAGTGATCAGGAATAATACCGGTCGAAAAGATAAGGCGCTGTGGACGCGAAATACCGATGAGGAAAAAGTCGCGGTCGCTTCTTTTAACCAGGGCTATGATGAAGCCCGTTTTGTCGTGGAAGAAATCCAGACAAAACTGAACGATGGTTTCACATATGGTGACTTTGCAGTTCTTTACCGCACTAATGCCCAGTCGCGACTTTTTGAGGAGGCCCTGATGCGGGCTGGTCTTCCTTATCAGCTGGTGGGAGGAACGGGCTTTTATTCCCGGATGGAAATCAAAGATATCATTACTTACTTGAATGTGCTTAATAATCCTAAAGATAATATGGGCTTTTTAAGAATAGTCAACGTACCTAAACGGGGTATTGGGAATGCTACGTTGGAAAAAATAACCCAGTATGCTGAGTTTAAGGGATATAGTCTGATGGAAGCCTTTTTTCACGCTGAAGAAATTCCCAACCTGGCAGCAGGTGTAAAAAATAAGGTTTGTGAATTTGGTAAAATAATGACACAGTTTCGTGACATGATGGAAACAGAAAGTGTCAGTGATCTGGTCAGTGCCATCATTGAAGAAAGCGGTTATCTGGAAATGCTGGAACTGGGGAAAATGGATAAAGGTGAAAACCGGATTGAAAACCTCAGGGAACTCGTATCGGCAGCTGTGGATTTTGAAAACAACAGTGATGATGTAAGTATTACTGCCTATCTTGAGACCATTGCCCTCTCATCGGAAACAGACAAGTACGATGGAGATGAAGGAAAAGTTCTGTTAATGACATTGCACAATGCCAAAGGCCTGGAATTCCCGATTGTGTTTCTACCGGGACTGGAAGAGGGGATTTTCCCCCATGCCAGATCTCAGGATTCGCCAGAAGCTATCGAAGAAGAAAGACGGATCTGTTATGTAGGTATTACTCGGGCGAGACAAAAACTCTATATCTCATCGGCAGCAGAACGTACCCTGTACGGACGACGTCAGTATCAGGCGCCATCACGATTTCTTAACGAAATCCCGGTAGAGGTCTGTGAGTATATGGACAACAAGTATCAGCGAAAGATGGATATTGAAATCCCAGAAACGAAAAAGAAAACCTCTTTCACGGAAAGAGTTTCCCGGTCAAAAGAAGTCATTCGTAAAAAACCAATGGGTAACTTGAATGATACCCAAAATGAGGACTTAAAACTCAGTGATCGGGTAAAGCATAAAAAGTTTGGGATTGGAACCGTGGTTGAAATTAGGTCCGGGATGATTTCCGTGGCCTTTCCAGGCGTGGGGATAAAACGGATGGATCCTGCCTATGTTGAAAGGGCGAAGTAA
- the gatB gene encoding Asp-tRNA(Asn)/Glu-tRNA(Gln) amidotransferase subunit GatB, which yields MEYEIVIGMEIHVELQTKSKIFCSCPTEFGQDENTHVCPICLGMPGVLPVLNEKVVEYATMAGLALNCEIAHFSKMDRKNYFYPDLPKAYQTSQFDLPICTGGVVEIEVDGVKKDIGITRIHIEEDAGKLLHESADGSLVDVNRCGVPLIEIVTEPDMRSAEEARVFAEKVRNILEYTGVSDCKMQEGSMRFDVNLSIMEKGAEEYGTRTEMKNLNSFRSLVRAVAYESKRQIIELKKGHRIIQETRKWDDTKGVSSSLRSKEEAHDYRYFPEPDLVPIVLDEAYIDTMKKALPELPEAKKTRYVEEYQLPEYDAGVLTASGVTARFFEDTVGIYNEPKQISNWLMVEVPPLLKELELTMEEIPLKPAQLAELLVLVKDGTISGSIGKKVLSEVFKTGQNPKDIVKDQGLAQMSDTGELEAIIEEIVKNQPKSIEDIKAGNEKAYGFLTGQVMKATKGQANPQVANEIIRKVVAKYL from the coding sequence ATGGAATATGAAATTGTTATCGGAATGGAAATCCATGTGGAACTGCAGACTAAATCAAAAATTTTCTGTTCCTGTCCGACGGAATTTGGTCAGGACGAAAATACCCATGTATGCCCAATCTGTTTGGGGATGCCGGGGGTTTTACCAGTCCTCAATGAAAAAGTGGTTGAGTATGCGACAATGGCCGGACTGGCACTGAATTGCGAGATTGCCCACTTTTCTAAAATGGATCGAAAAAATTATTTTTATCCGGATCTTCCCAAAGCTTATCAGACCTCTCAATTTGATCTGCCCATCTGTACGGGTGGTGTAGTAGAAATAGAAGTGGACGGCGTTAAAAAAGATATCGGCATTACCCGAATCCATATAGAAGAAGATGCAGGAAAACTACTTCATGAATCTGCTGATGGATCATTGGTGGATGTCAATCGATGTGGTGTACCTCTGATCGAGATCGTTACTGAACCAGATATGCGAAGTGCTGAAGAAGCCCGGGTTTTTGCTGAGAAAGTTAGAAATATTCTAGAGTACACTGGGGTTTCAGACTGTAAGATGCAAGAAGGTTCCATGCGTTTTGACGTCAACCTTTCGATCATGGAAAAAGGTGCCGAAGAATATGGAACCCGTACGGAAATGAAGAACCTGAACTCCTTCAGATCTTTGGTGCGGGCCGTTGCCTACGAGAGTAAGCGTCAGATTATTGAGCTTAAAAAAGGTCACCGGATTATTCAGGAAACAAGAAAATGGGATGATACCAAAGGGGTATCGTCTTCTCTTCGAAGTAAGGAAGAAGCCCATGACTATCGTTATTTCCCGGAACCGGACCTGGTGCCGATTGTTCTGGATGAGGCCTATATTGACACTATGAAAAAGGCGCTCCCGGAGTTGCCGGAAGCTAAAAAGACCCGTTATGTTGAGGAATACCAGCTACCGGAATATGATGCTGGGGTACTGACTGCCAGTGGTGTGACTGCCCGATTCTTCGAAGACACGGTAGGCATTTATAATGAACCAAAACAGATTTCCAACTGGCTGATGGTTGAAGTTCCACCACTTTTAAAAGAACTGGAACTGACCATGGAAGAAATTCCTTTAAAGCCAGCGCAATTAGCTGAACTGCTGGTACTGGTTAAAGACGGAACGATCAGTGGAAGCATCGGAAAAAAAGTGCTGTCTGAAGTGTTTAAAACTGGCCAAAACCCTAAAGATATTGTCAAAGATCAGGGATTGGCTCAAATGAGTGATACTGGTGAGCTGGAAGCCATCATCGAAGAAATTGTCAAGAACCAGCCTAAGTCCATTGAGGATATTAAAGCAGGCAATGAAAAAGCCTACGGATTCTTAACCGGTCAGGTGATGAAGGCTACTAAAGGCCAGGCAAATCCACAGGTAGCAAACGAAATAATCCGCAAAGTTGTAGCGAAATATCTGTAA